The following are from one region of the Planctomycetaceae bacterium genome:
- a CDS encoding alpha/beta hydrolase family protein, with protein MSTSPDRRVFLSTLGTAPLLATGFFPAAPPSDPPHPLDQSGADLGTNFEFVSSIADASRPAIFPSGADITFDNAFRDSARRSVMQVLSYDPPKVDLSPEVVERVDRGDHIRERVLFSTTPWFRVAAYVLVPRGLTEKAPAIVDLHSHGGMFLFGKEKVIDLGDNHAAMTEYHARNYDSRPTATALVRRGYVVISIDAFMFGERRVLLDEDFRYGWDRAAYSLEDVRQLNAKCRTKESTLAKSLVLAGATWPGVVNYDDRRTIDYLQTRPDVDSERIGCTGISMGGYRSAYLAALDERIRAACVVGFMSSTRPMLRAHIDTHSWIHFLPGLHRLMDFPELTALAAPRGLFVQQCERDQLFPTEGMKSSVERIGKLYEAAGAASQFQSRFYDEPHRWTVAMQDEAFDWLDTHLRR; from the coding sequence ATGTCGACGTCTCCCGACCGCCGTGTGTTTCTTTCGACGCTGGGGACTGCGCCGCTGCTGGCGACTGGGTTCTTTCCGGCGGCACCACCGTCCGATCCGCCCCATCCGCTGGATCAGTCCGGTGCGGACCTTGGCACAAACTTCGAATTCGTTTCCAGCATCGCCGATGCCAGCCGCCCCGCGATTTTTCCATCCGGCGCTGATATCACGTTCGACAATGCGTTTCGCGACTCGGCCCGGCGAAGCGTTATGCAGGTGCTGAGCTACGACCCGCCGAAGGTTGATCTGTCGCCGGAAGTCGTCGAGCGTGTGGATCGCGGTGACCACATTCGCGAACGAGTGCTGTTTTCGACGACGCCGTGGTTCCGCGTCGCGGCGTATGTGCTGGTGCCCAGGGGACTCACCGAAAAGGCGCCGGCGATTGTCGACCTGCATTCTCACGGCGGAATGTTCCTGTTCGGCAAGGAAAAGGTCATCGACCTCGGCGACAACCATGCCGCGATGACAGAGTACCACGCAAGAAACTACGACAGTCGCCCCACGGCCACGGCGCTTGTTCGGCGCGGGTACGTCGTGATTTCGATCGATGCCTTCATGTTCGGCGAACGCCGGGTGCTGCTTGACGAGGATTTTCGCTATGGCTGGGACCGCGCCGCATACTCACTGGAGGATGTCCGGCAACTGAACGCGAAGTGCCGGACGAAGGAATCGACACTGGCGAAGAGCCTCGTGCTTGCGGGAGCGACCTGGCCGGGAGTGGTGAACTACGACGACCGCCGAACGATCGACTACCTGCAGACGCGTCCGGACGTGGACAGCGAGCGAATCGGATGCACCGGCATTTCGATGGGCGGATATCGGTCAGCGTACCTGGCGGCTCTGGATGAACGAATTCGCGCGGCGTGCGTCGTCGGCTTCATGTCGTCGACGCGCCCCATGCTGCGTGCGCACATTGACACGCACTCATGGATCCACTTTCTGCCCGGACTGCATCGTTTGATGGATTTCCCCGAACTGACCGCTCTGGCCGCGCCGCGGGGACTGTTCGTTCAGCAGTGTGAACGCGACCAGTTGTTCCCGACGGAGGGTATGAAGAGTTCCGTGGAGCGAATCGGAAAGCTTTACGAAGCCGCCGGCGCCGCGAGTCAGTTTCAGTCGCGGTTCTACGACGAGCCTCATCGCTGGACCGTGGCGATGCAGGATGAAGCCTTCGACTGGCTCGACACCCACCTGCGCCGCTGA
- a CDS encoding Gfo/Idh/MocA family oxidoreductase, which yields MANLRPLNIGLIGYGFMGRTHTNGYKRVNDFFPELQHRPVLKSVCGRDGDKVRAFADQWQYESVEVDWRKLIARDDIDAIDICTPNNSHAEIAIAAAEAGKMILCEKPLALNPEEGQRMVDAVEKAGVANTVWYNYRRVPAVTLAKQLIDEGRLGRIFHYRANFLQDWTINEDLPQGGAALWRLDVKAAGSGVTGDLLAHCIDTAIWLNGSISTVNAMTETFVKQRMHNETGKVEPVGIDDACTFMCRFENGSLGLFESTRYARGHKALYTFEINGEHASIKWDLHDLHRLEYFDHRDDSLIRGWHDVHVTDGDMPYMDKWWVPGLQIGYEHTFVHQVADFLKALESGGPCHPTFRDAQETQQVCAAVLDSAGSRQWCSVG from the coding sequence ATGGCAAACCTTCGCCCGCTGAATATCGGTCTGATTGGTTACGGCTTCATGGGCCGGACGCACACAAACGGCTACAAGCGAGTCAATGATTTCTTTCCCGAGCTTCAGCACAGGCCGGTGCTGAAGTCGGTGTGCGGCCGTGACGGCGACAAGGTTCGGGCATTCGCCGACCAGTGGCAGTACGAGTCTGTCGAAGTGGATTGGCGAAAGCTGATCGCACGAGACGATATCGACGCGATCGATATCTGTACGCCGAACAATTCCCACGCCGAGATCGCCATCGCCGCCGCTGAAGCGGGCAAGATGATTCTTTGTGAAAAACCGCTGGCGCTGAATCCGGAAGAAGGGCAGCGGATGGTGGACGCCGTCGAAAAAGCGGGCGTCGCAAATACGGTGTGGTACAACTACCGTCGCGTCCCTGCCGTCACACTGGCGAAGCAGTTGATTGACGAAGGACGCCTTGGCCGGATCTTCCACTATCGCGCCAACTTTCTTCAGGACTGGACGATCAACGAAGACCTTCCTCAGGGAGGCGCGGCGCTATGGCGTCTGGACGTCAAGGCCGCAGGTTCGGGAGTCACCGGCGACCTGTTGGCACATTGCATCGATACGGCGATCTGGCTGAATGGCTCGATCTCCACGGTTAATGCCATGACCGAGACATTTGTCAAACAACGCATGCACAATGAGACGGGAAAAGTCGAACCGGTCGGCATCGACGACGCCTGCACCTTCATGTGTCGTTTTGAAAACGGTTCGCTGGGCCTGTTCGAATCAACCCGCTACGCGCGCGGACACAAGGCCCTGTATACGTTTGAAATCAACGGCGAACACGCTTCGATCAAATGGGACCTGCATGACCTGCATCGACTGGAGTATTTCGATCACAGAGATGATTCCCTGATTCGCGGCTGGCATGACGTCCATGTGACGGACGGCGATATGCCGTACATGGATAAGTGGTGGGTGCCGGGTCTGCAGATCGGCTACGAACACACGTTCGTCCATCAGGTCGCTGATTTCCTGAAAGCCCTGGAATCCGGCGGTCCGTGTCATCCCACATTCCGTGATGCCCAGGAAACGCAGCAGGTCTGCGCTGCCGTTCTGGACAGTGCGGGTTCGCGGCAGTGGTGCAGCGTGGGATAG
- a CDS encoding fused MFS/spermidine synthase, translating into MSVSPVPPAVVACFAVTVFLSAFLLFQVQPLISKFILPWFGGSPAVWTTCMLFFQSLLFLGYTYAHLLTTRLSTRNQVIGHVLLMVAAAAMLPITPGAEWKPAGDAPPVLSILTLLTACVGLPYFVLSSTGPLLQKWFSQTRTDGSPYRLYALSNAGSLLALLSFPFVVEPAWSSQQQTLIWSWSFGMFVLSCTACSVLVSRYGKHGCTLADGTDDDCESGPVTAGDRWTWFGLACAASVMLLATTNHVCLDIATVPFLWILPLVLYLLSFILTFDSDRWYSRRWFGWSLLAFSSAAIVMVVAEHVSAVPQIIIHFGAMFCMFMVCHGELVLRKPGTRQLTQFYLIISAGGACGGLLIALVAPVVFPVYLEYPLGLVACVGMSLSMVRRSQSGFIPTVSTGRPSPVQTVVMLSVIAAVVGMGGYARNILLSENSVIRNFYGVLRVETGEVELPDSDNGPEEMRQLTHGRTLHGRQFMSEKRRRQPTTYYTTDSGIGLAMQDVLQGPERRVGVVGLGVGTLAAYGRPGDHFVMYEINDAVIRLASEKFTFLKDSPADVELVLGDARLSMEHESPRQFDLLVLDAFSSDAIPTHLMTAEAMQIWMKHVKPDGKLAFHISNRFFDLAPLVRGMAAEHGFQTIRITVTEPGTLQRSSSIWILLSREPFSHALLSARDREADDSRRILWADDHVNLLQILR; encoded by the coding sequence GTGTCCGTCAGTCCGGTGCCACCCGCCGTCGTCGCATGCTTTGCCGTCACTGTCTTTCTAAGCGCCTTTCTGCTGTTTCAGGTTCAACCGCTGATCAGCAAGTTCATTCTGCCGTGGTTTGGAGGAAGCCCCGCCGTCTGGACAACGTGCATGCTGTTCTTTCAGAGTCTGCTGTTTCTGGGCTACACCTACGCTCACCTGCTGACGACTCGCCTGTCGACGCGGAACCAGGTCATTGGCCATGTCCTGCTGATGGTCGCGGCGGCAGCCATGCTGCCGATTACGCCGGGAGCAGAATGGAAACCGGCCGGCGACGCCCCACCGGTTCTCAGCATCCTGACGTTGCTGACGGCCTGTGTCGGACTTCCGTATTTCGTCCTTTCGTCAACGGGGCCGCTGCTGCAGAAGTGGTTCAGTCAGACTCGCACAGACGGTTCACCCTACCGCCTGTACGCACTCAGCAACGCCGGATCACTGCTGGCACTGCTTTCGTTTCCGTTCGTCGTGGAACCGGCCTGGAGTTCTCAGCAGCAGACTCTGATCTGGTCATGGTCGTTCGGAATGTTCGTGCTGTCCTGTACGGCATGCTCGGTACTGGTATCGCGGTATGGAAAACATGGCTGCACACTGGCTGACGGTACTGACGACGACTGCGAATCCGGCCCTGTCACGGCGGGAGACCGCTGGACGTGGTTCGGTCTGGCATGCGCCGCGTCGGTCATGCTGCTGGCGACCACGAATCATGTCTGCCTGGACATCGCCACTGTACCGTTCCTGTGGATCCTTCCGCTGGTGCTGTATCTGCTGTCGTTCATACTGACTTTCGACAGCGACCGCTGGTATTCGCGGCGCTGGTTCGGCTGGAGCCTGCTGGCATTTTCTTCGGCAGCGATTGTGATGGTTGTCGCCGAACACGTCAGCGCGGTTCCTCAGATCATCATCCACTTCGGAGCGATGTTCTGCATGTTCATGGTGTGCCACGGGGAACTGGTCCTGCGAAAGCCCGGTACCCGGCAATTGACTCAGTTCTATCTGATCATTTCCGCCGGCGGCGCCTGTGGCGGTCTGCTGATCGCACTGGTGGCTCCCGTTGTGTTTCCCGTGTATCTGGAATACCCGCTGGGGCTTGTCGCCTGCGTCGGCATGTCACTCTCGATGGTCCGACGGTCACAATCCGGATTCATTCCGACGGTATCGACCGGTCGGCCATCGCCCGTTCAGACAGTCGTCATGTTGAGCGTGATTGCCGCTGTTGTGGGAATGGGCGGCTACGCTCGCAACATCCTGCTTTCCGAGAACTCCGTGATTCGCAACTTCTACGGAGTACTGCGGGTCGAAACCGGGGAGGTGGAACTGCCTGATTCCGACAACGGCCCCGAAGAGATGCGTCAGTTGACTCATGGCCGCACACTGCACGGTCGCCAGTTCATGTCCGAAAAACGGCGACGCCAGCCGACAACCTACTACACAACGGACAGCGGCATCGGCCTGGCGATGCAAGACGTCCTGCAGGGCCCGGAGCGGCGAGTCGGTGTTGTCGGACTGGGCGTGGGAACTCTGGCAGCCTATGGCCGGCCCGGCGATCATTTTGTGATGTATGAAATCAACGACGCCGTCATCCGGCTCGCCAGTGAGAAATTCACCTTCCTGAAGGATTCCCCGGCGGACGTGGAACTGGTTCTGGGCGACGCGCGGCTGTCCATGGAGCATGAGTCGCCTCGGCAGTTTGATCTGCTTGTGCTGGATGCATTCTCCAGCGACGCCATCCCGACTCACCTGATGACGGCCGAAGCAATGCAGATCTGGATGAAGCATGTGAAGCCGGATGGAAAACTGGCGTTCCACATTTCGAACCGCTTCTTCGACCTGGCTCCGCTGGTGCGGGGCATGGCGGCCGAACACGGTTTTCAGACGATTCGCATCACGGTTACGGAACCGGGCACTTTGCAGCGTTCGTCCAGCATCTGGATTCTGTTGTCACGTGAACCATTCAGCCACGCATTGCTTTCGGCACGGGACAGGGAAGCTGACGACAGCAGACGAATCCTGTGGGCGGACGACCATGTCAACCTGCTGCAGATCCTGCGATAG
- a CDS encoding TIM barrel protein, with translation MSALKLHNAMWPGLVGKGDGEGQEPPISLDRMLELTAAANVNGQKFDGIDYFLFHPHTDPDASDDELRRIADKIASHGFAVGSLVAPIWPGTVGDSAMGTPVQRAKFILSVKKACRIARIFNEHGVRQYGVIRVDSAEFGVNKWRENPAAHTRTIAATFREAAVIAAAHGERLAAEGEICWAGMHSWKDMLDLLEAVDMPGSLGFQCDMAHTYLYLLGYNAPEHALVQPGYSDDEFYAAYATMTDKLRPWTIDFHVAQNDGNVHGAGSHDKTGKHCRADDPNGKLDIVKCSKYWLDGAEERGIRHMCWDGCMFPNSVLEDPKTWNTILDTMIKVRDANA, from the coding sequence ATGAGTGCCTTGAAACTTCACAACGCCATGTGGCCCGGACTCGTCGGTAAAGGTGACGGTGAAGGACAGGAACCGCCCATCAGCCTGGACCGTATGCTGGAACTGACGGCGGCAGCCAATGTCAACGGGCAGAAGTTTGACGGCATCGATTATTTCCTGTTCCACCCGCACACCGATCCCGATGCCTCCGACGACGAACTCCGCCGCATTGCTGACAAGATTGCGTCGCACGGATTCGCCGTCGGTTCCCTGGTGGCGCCGATCTGGCCCGGTACTGTTGGCGATTCCGCAATGGGAACGCCGGTTCAGCGAGCCAAATTCATCCTGTCCGTGAAGAAAGCCTGTCGTATCGCCCGTATCTTCAACGAACACGGCGTACGACAATACGGCGTGATCCGGGTCGATTCCGCGGAATTCGGCGTCAACAAGTGGCGCGAAAATCCGGCTGCACACACCAGGACCATCGCTGCGACTTTCCGGGAAGCGGCGGTCATTGCAGCAGCTCACGGCGAACGACTGGCCGCGGAAGGTGAAATCTGCTGGGCCGGTATGCACAGTTGGAAGGATATGCTGGACCTGCTCGAAGCCGTCGACATGCCCGGCTCCCTGGGCTTTCAGTGCGACATGGCCCACACCTACCTGTACCTGCTTGGATACAACGCGCCGGAACACGCGTTGGTGCAGCCAGGCTACAGCGATGACGAGTTCTACGCCGCATACGCGACGATGACCGACAAACTGCGACCCTGGACGATCGATTTTCACGTGGCACAGAACGACGGCAACGTTCACGGCGCGGGATCGCACGACAAAACCGGAAAGCACTGTCGCGCTGATGATCCAAACGGAAAACTGGATATCGTGAAGTGCTCCAAATACTGGCTGGACGGAGCGGAAGAACGAGGAATACGCCACATGTGCTGGGACGGCTGTATGTTTCCCAACTCCGTCCTGGAAGACCCGAAGACGTGGAACACCATTCTGGACACGATGATCAAAGTCCGGGATGCGAACGCGTGA
- a CDS encoding trypsin-like peptidase domain-containing protein — protein sequence MSLSEEEYENAGRTPRLVNGWLVGTLVVLAAALMYETFRSREPVFVNHSPRVVTPRGELGADERSTIEVFEHASPSVVFIRTKGYQPSFPRGVIEQELSSGTGFVWDENGHIVTNLHVVRDVLERGKNASLEVQFSDGRVVDADVIGGVFEYDIAVLKVPGGVSELVPITIGSSQDLQVGQKVLAIGNPFGFDQTLSTGVIGGLNRIVATERQNEFLSGLIQTDAAINPGNSGGPLLDSAGRLIGVNTAIVSPTGAYSGLGFAVPVDAVLDSVPRVVEEASGKQRPELLGASVLNRESALQLGIPQEIIDRGLIVGRVLHNSAAFDAGLMPGDQITAVDGKVLSSGTELRQLVESHEPGDVIELTIIRREQSGRLLVPLRARKLFF from the coding sequence ATGAGTCTTTCCGAAGAAGAGTACGAAAACGCTGGTCGAACCCCTCGCCTGGTCAACGGATGGCTCGTGGGCACGCTCGTGGTGCTCGCGGCAGCGCTGATGTATGAGACGTTTCGCAGCCGCGAGCCGGTCTTTGTGAACCACTCCCCGCGCGTCGTCACACCGCGCGGGGAACTGGGAGCCGACGAACGCTCCACGATTGAAGTGTTCGAACATGCGTCTCCCTCGGTCGTTTTTATCCGCACCAAGGGCTACCAGCCCAGTTTTCCCCGCGGCGTCATTGAACAGGAACTGTCTTCGGGCACGGGCTTCGTCTGGGACGAAAACGGCCACATCGTTACCAACCTGCATGTCGTCCGCGACGTCCTGGAACGCGGCAAGAATGCATCCCTGGAAGTGCAGTTCTCCGACGGACGAGTTGTTGACGCCGACGTGATCGGCGGAGTCTTTGAATATGATATCGCGGTGCTGAAAGTACCGGGCGGCGTCAGCGAACTGGTTCCGATCACGATTGGCAGTTCCCAGGATCTGCAGGTCGGGCAGAAAGTGCTGGCGATCGGCAATCCCTTCGGATTTGACCAGACGCTGTCCACGGGAGTCATCGGCGGACTGAATCGCATCGTTGCGACGGAACGGCAGAATGAATTCCTGAGCGGGCTGATTCAGACGGACGCCGCCATCAATCCGGGGAATTCCGGAGGACCGTTGCTGGACAGTGCCGGGCGGCTGATTGGCGTCAACACGGCGATTGTCAGTCCGACCGGGGCGTACTCCGGGCTGGGATTCGCCGTGCCCGTCGACGCCGTGCTGGATTCCGTTCCGCGCGTCGTCGAGGAAGCCAGCGGCAAGCAGCGTCCGGAGCTGCTGGGTGCCTCGGTGCTGAATCGTGAGAGTGCCCTGCAGCTTGGAATCCCGCAGGAAATCATCGACCGCGGACTGATCGTGGGGCGCGTCCTTCATAATTCGGCCGCTTTTGACGCCGGTCTGATGCCGGGTGACCAGATCACCGCCGTTGACGGCAAAGTTCTTTCCAGCGGCACTGAGCTACGACAGCTCGTGGAATCTCATGAGCCCGGTGATGTCATCGAACTCACCATCATTCGGCGCGAACAGTCGGGACGACTGCTGGTACCGCTGCGCGCCCGGAAGCTGTTCTTCTGA
- the greA gene encoding transcription elongation factor GreA, whose translation MDRQPISREGYEKIREEIRELEDVQMPAVTERIKVAREEGDLKENAEYHAAREQQGYIQAKINQLKTKLAGCEIVDRSAMPKDVVAFGSRVTVRDLSDGLEEMYELVGPGEEDYDGDVMKILTSSPIAQSMLGKKVGEEFEAEIPKGTLRLQVIAIGDPE comes from the coding sequence GTGGATCGCCAGCCAATCTCCCGAGAAGGATACGAAAAAATCCGCGAAGAAATCCGCGAACTGGAGGATGTCCAGATGCCCGCCGTGACGGAACGAATCAAGGTCGCGCGTGAGGAAGGAGACCTAAAGGAAAACGCGGAATACCATGCTGCGCGCGAACAGCAGGGATACATTCAGGCCAAGATCAACCAGCTCAAGACAAAACTGGCCGGTTGCGAAATCGTCGACCGCTCCGCGATGCCGAAAGATGTCGTCGCGTTCGGCTCACGCGTCACTGTGCGAGACCTGAGCGACGGTCTGGAAGAAATGTACGAACTTGTAGGCCCCGGCGAAGAGGACTACGACGGCGATGTGATGAAGATCCTGACGTCCAGCCCGATCGCCCAGTCAATGCTCGGCAAGAAAGTCGGTGAGGAGTTTGAGGCCGAAATTCCCAAAGGCACGCTGCGTCTGCAGGTCATCGCGATTGGCGACCCGGAGTAG
- a CDS encoding DUF1501 domain-containing protein — translation MLNIQSAGSALHCDRSARRHFLKIGGLAMGGLSLPQILHAQESSPKKRVDGLSHKAVIMIFLSGGPSHQDMYDLKMDAPQEIRGSFRPIDTSVSGVQICEHMPRLAQMMDKVAIIRSLYGCPDQHASDLCVSGYPIGPRGRQDNHPSLGSSASKLQGPVDPAVPPFVGLTIKTRHAPYGNPGMPGFLGMAHGAFQPDGQGMADMHLNGVTLERLRDRKGLLTSFDRFRRHVDSLETYRGVDALTSKAFDVLTSSRLVEALDLDKEDPAVRDRYGRGSSDPAFGEDAGPHWMDQFLMARRLVEAGVRCVTLSFGSWDRHHSNFKRLPEQLAKFDQGITALIEDLHRRGLENDVSVVAWGEFGRTPRINKDAGRDHWPQVSCCLLAGGGMRTGQVIGSTNRFGEVPRDRPVHYQEVFATLYDRLGIDVGNATIIDQAGRPQYLLDKRDVIPELV, via the coding sequence ATGTTGAATATCCAGAGTGCGGGTTCCGCCCTTCACTGTGACCGAAGTGCTCGCCGGCATTTCCTGAAGATTGGTGGCTTGGCGATGGGCGGCCTGTCGCTGCCGCAGATCCTGCACGCTCAGGAATCATCCCCGAAGAAACGCGTCGACGGGTTGTCGCACAAAGCGGTCATCATGATCTTTCTGTCCGGCGGTCCGTCGCATCAGGACATGTACGATCTGAAAATGGACGCGCCGCAGGAAATTCGCGGCAGCTTCCGGCCAATTGACACCAGCGTCAGCGGGGTTCAGATCTGTGAACACATGCCTCGCCTGGCGCAGATGATGGATAAGGTGGCCATCATTCGTTCGTTGTACGGCTGCCCGGATCAGCATGCGTCGGACCTGTGTGTCAGCGGCTATCCGATCGGTCCGCGAGGTCGGCAGGACAACCATCCGTCGCTGGGTTCCTCGGCCTCAAAGCTTCAGGGGCCGGTTGATCCCGCAGTGCCGCCCTTCGTCGGACTGACGATCAAGACTCGGCACGCTCCGTACGGCAATCCGGGAATGCCGGGTTTCCTGGGAATGGCGCATGGTGCATTTCAGCCGGATGGTCAGGGCATGGCCGATATGCATCTGAACGGTGTGACGCTGGAACGATTGCGAGATCGCAAAGGGCTGCTGACCAGTTTCGATCGTTTCCGCCGCCATGTGGATTCACTGGAAACGTATCGCGGCGTCGATGCACTGACCTCCAAGGCATTCGACGTGCTCACGTCGAGCCGGCTGGTCGAGGCGCTCGATCTGGACAAGGAAGATCCGGCTGTGCGTGACCGCTACGGTCGCGGCAGTTCTGACCCCGCGTTCGGCGAAGACGCCGGCCCTCACTGGATGGATCAGTTCCTGATGGCTCGGCGGCTGGTCGAAGCCGGAGTTCGCTGCGTGACGCTGTCGTTCGGGAGCTGGGACCGGCATCATTCGAACTTCAAAAGGCTTCCCGAACAACTGGCGAAATTCGACCAGGGAATCACGGCGCTGATTGAAGATCTGCACCGCCGCGGGCTGGAAAACGATGTCAGCGTCGTTGCGTGGGGAGAATTCGGCCGCACGCCAAGAATCAACAAGGATGCCGGCCGGGACCACTGGCCGCAGGTGTCCTGCTGCCTGCTGGCGGGCGGAGGCATGCGGACCGGACAAGTGATCGGAAGCACCAACCGATTCGGTGAAGTTCCTCGCGATCGTCCCGTGCATTATCAGGAGGTCTTCGCCACGCTGTATGACCGCCTTGGGATCGATGTCGGCAATGCCACAATCATCGACCAAGCCGGACGCCCGCAGTATCTGCTCGATAAACGCGACGTGATTCCCGAACTGGTGTAA